The following coding sequences are from one Nymphalis io chromosome 17, ilAglIoxx1.1, whole genome shotgun sequence window:
- the LOC126775020 gene encoding protein C1orf43 homolog isoform X1, which yields MQDFTSILNIIFIISGGVLTFVILFIFAKRQITRFALRSRRGPHIPIGAAAKKCLKKEIERRIEAVPRIVHEPRLLCAEPSHYILEPQQPYHYRFRAVDDVKTLEDEIARQDPVLKRHSRESLRAFLLSSLAAPLDGRGQKLVHQFCDAYESARHHPAEFGEDEYRSYSRLLLKLLDAARLLKSVSCAPRRPARPRAAPRAALENMPVEAKLEEEVLRVPVRSPTEPLVKAPADETAL from the exons ATGCAAGACTTcacaagtattttaaatattatattcataatcaGTGGAGGTGTGTTAACTTTCGTGATCCTGTTCATTTTCGCTAAAAGACAAATAACAAGATTCGCCCTTCGATCCAGGCGAGGTCCTCATATACCCATTGGCGCAGCAGCGAAAAAG TGCTTAAAGAAAGAAATAGAGCGTCGTATAGAAGCAGTGCCGCGGATCGTACATGAGCCACGCTTGCTATGTGCAGAACCCTCACACTACATACTTGAGCCACAGCAGCCTTATCACTATAGATTCCGAGCTGTTGATGATGTCAAGACATTGG AAGATGAAATAGCTCGTCAAGATCCTGTCCTGAAACGTCATTCGCGCGAGTCTCTCCGAGCGTTTCTCCTGTCGTCCCTTGCGGCTCCACTAGACGGCCGGGGGCAGAAGTTGGTTCACCAGTTTTGTGACGCATACGAGTCGGCGAGGCACCATCCCGCCGAGTTCGGGGAAGACGAGTACAGGTCGTACAGTCGGTTGCTACTGAAACTCCTGGACGC CGCGCGGCTGCTGAAGAGCGTGTCgtgcgcgccgcgccgccccgcgcgcccgcgcgccgcgccgcgcgccgcgctcGAG AACATGCCGGTGGAAGCGAAACTTGAGGAGGAGGTGCTCCGGGTGCCGGTGAGGAGCCCTACCGAGCCGCTGGTGAAGGCGCCGGCCGACGAGACCGCGCTCTGA
- the LOC126775020 gene encoding protein C1orf43 homolog isoform X2 codes for MQDFTSILNIIFIISGGVLTFVILFIFAKRQITRFALRSRRGPHIPIGAAAKKCLKKEIERRIEAVPRIVHEPRLLCAEPSHYILEPQQPYHYRFRAVDDVKTLEDEIARQDPVLKRHSRESLRAFLLSSLAAPLDGRGQKLVHQFCDAYESARHHPAEFGEDEYRSYSRLLLKLLDATCRWKRNLRRRCSGCR; via the exons ATGCAAGACTTcacaagtattttaaatattatattcataatcaGTGGAGGTGTGTTAACTTTCGTGATCCTGTTCATTTTCGCTAAAAGACAAATAACAAGATTCGCCCTTCGATCCAGGCGAGGTCCTCATATACCCATTGGCGCAGCAGCGAAAAAG TGCTTAAAGAAAGAAATAGAGCGTCGTATAGAAGCAGTGCCGCGGATCGTACATGAGCCACGCTTGCTATGTGCAGAACCCTCACACTACATACTTGAGCCACAGCAGCCTTATCACTATAGATTCCGAGCTGTTGATGATGTCAAGACATTGG AAGATGAAATAGCTCGTCAAGATCCTGTCCTGAAACGTCATTCGCGCGAGTCTCTCCGAGCGTTTCTCCTGTCGTCCCTTGCGGCTCCACTAGACGGCCGGGGGCAGAAGTTGGTTCACCAGTTTTGTGACGCATACGAGTCGGCGAGGCACCATCCCGCCGAGTTCGGGGAAGACGAGTACAGGTCGTACAGTCGGTTGCTACTGAAACTCCTGGACGC AACATGCCGGTGGAAGCGAAACTTGAGGAGGAGGTGCTCCGGGTGCCGGTGA